GGATCTCCCGATGCTGGTGTCAACCCACAACCCTCGTTAGCTCTCAAGCTGGGTTCTCTTCACCAGCAGTGCCTGGAACATCGCGCCTTGGCCAGGGTCAGCCATGAGCTACGACAACGCTTGGAGCGATGGCGAAGCAAAGAACAAACTGCCCACGATGACCAACGCCATCGCCTCGAGGCCACCGACGGACACGGGGTCCTTCAGAGCCAGGCGGATGCTCTCCTCTGCCTTGGCAACCCAAGCCGAGACCAGGTGGATGAAGCCCAATCGCTGTATCGCCGTGCCAAAAAACTGCGACGATCACGCCCGATCCTCGAGCAACGGCTTGAGCACCATCAGCAACGTCTTCAACTGATCAGTGAGAGCGAAACGTTTATCGAGGATCAACTGAGCGCGGAATGGCAGGACTACAAGGCACGACTCTCCGCCCTGAATGATCTGCGGGAGGAGCTCGAACAACTGTTGACGCCCAAGGAGCGCCGTCGCGATGCTCGACTGCAGCGTCGACAAGATCAGCCCAGTCCTCTGGAACTGATCACCCCAGGACGGCTCACGGTTCAGGTGGGGCGAAACCATCGCCAGAACGACTGGATTTCTCTTCGCCAGGCCCGAAGCGGTGACCTCTGGTTCCATGCCCAGGAATGTCCAGGAAGTCATGTGGTGCTGAAAAGCTCCAACGGACTTGCCGACGAAGCAGATCTGGCCATGGCGACGGATCTGGCCGCCTATTTCAGTCGAGCTCGTGGCAACAAGCAGGTGGCGGTGGTGATGGTTCCAACCGATCAACTGCAACGGATTCCCGGTGCCGCCCCAGGCACAGTGCGCCATGGTCAAGCCGAAATCCGCTGGGGTGAACCCCAGCGAGCGGAACAACGGCTGCTTGCCCCTAGCCTGAGCCCACAATCGGGCTGACCTGTTGCGCCGCCCGACCCGCGTCCGTGTCTGAGCGCCCCGACGGTCCCCCAGCCTTGCAGCCACCACCACCCATTCGCATTGGGAGGGCTCCTGGTGATGCTGATCTGCCGAATGAGGTGGAGATGCCCCTGGTGGACCACCTGGAAGAACTGCGTCAACGCGTGCTGCGCAGCCTGTTGGCCGTAGTGATCGGTGCACTGGTCTGCCTACTGGGCGTCAAGCCGCTGGTGCGGCTGCTCGAGGCGCCAGCCAGCGGCATTCATTTCCTCCAGCTCGCCCCAGGCGAGTTTCTGTTCGTCTCGCTCAAGGTGGCCGGTTATGCCGGACTCACCTTGGCCCTTCCCTATGTGCTGTTCCAAATCCTGGCTTTTGTTCTGCCAGGCCTGACAGTCCGCGAACGGCGCCTGATCGCCCCCGCCGTTGCTGGGTCAGCTGTTCTCTTCATGGCGGGCTTGGCTTTCGCCTGGTGGGCCCTCGTGCCGGCCGCACTGCGTTTTCTAGTGAGCTACGGCGCCGATGTCGTTGAGCCGCTTTGGTCGATCGAGCGCTACTTGGACTTTGTTCTTCTGCTGATGCTGGCGACCGGGCTGGCGTTTCAGCTGCCGGTGCTGCAGCTGCTCCTGGGTGCCCTGAGGCTGGTGCGCTGGCGGCCGATGCTTGGTGCCTGGCGCTGGGTTGTGCTGGGATCCGCCCTTGCTGGAGCCGTGCTGACGCCGTCCACGGATCCCATCACGATGTTGCTTCTCGCTGGAGCCATCACGGCGCTGTTTCTGATCGGAGTTGGCCTGGTGGCTCTGACCGAATCGCTCAGACCAGAAACTCCTTGATCAGCGTTTCCGCCTCTGGTCCTGACGCCTGCAGCGGAAGACTCAGCGCCTTCCCCAGACGCGGTTTATCACGGGTGGAAGCGAGCCAATCCCGCACCTCACCCGCCAAACCA
This genomic interval from Synechococcus sp. UW69 contains the following:
- a CDS encoding NFACT family protein, whose amino-acid sequence is MDLTTLRAVLWDLRPRLVPSRFEKAQQPDPGTIQLGCRSLKGMVWLELSWQAEAPRLVEVNPPPRSGSGSTFAQQLQHSLRQLALVELHQSGFERVVEFRFAQRPGEPIHRILVLELMGRHSNLLLLDEQRRIIALGRQVREHQSRVRPLSTGDSYSPPPTLQGLAPDRTESFERWQARLSLVPIPLRKAFQQTYQGISPALAAQLAGDNLNKPVDTLETNQWRDLYERWCLWLDQLHLEQFALVVENDGRYRVWGSPDAGVNPQPSLALKLGSLHQQCLEHRALARVSHELRQRLERWRSKEQTAHDDQRHRLEATDGHGVLQSQADALLCLGNPSRDQVDEAQSLYRRAKKLRRSRPILEQRLEHHQQRLQLISESETFIEDQLSAEWQDYKARLSALNDLREELEQLLTPKERRRDARLQRRQDQPSPLELITPGRLTVQVGRNHRQNDWISLRQARSGDLWFHAQECPGSHVVLKSSNGLADEADLAMATDLAAYFSRARGNKQVAVVMVPTDQLQRIPGAAPGTVRHGQAEIRWGEPQRAEQRLLAPSLSPQSG
- the tatC gene encoding twin-arginine translocase subunit TatC, with protein sequence MPLVDHLEELRQRVLRSLLAVVIGALVCLLGVKPLVRLLEAPASGIHFLQLAPGEFLFVSLKVAGYAGLTLALPYVLFQILAFVLPGLTVRERRLIAPAVAGSAVLFMAGLAFAWWALVPAALRFLVSYGADVVEPLWSIERYLDFVLLLMLATGLAFQLPVLQLLLGALRLVRWRPMLGAWRWVVLGSALAGAVLTPSTDPITMLLLAGAITALFLIGVGLVALTESLRPETP